A genomic stretch from Phycisphaerae bacterium includes:
- a CDS encoding PEP-CTERM sorting domain-containing protein — protein MDRKYSVAIVGLVVIGLCAGQAFAAWIPGDGAKIVRIDASQNGKAGYLQFVFTPGAPIDGVWTWRLPSGQQNREIKAGSEVLATLEDLLLEIDTDPAVTLSFAVVAGGAPTTFTISTATVPFPAIVNPLAYATAAITVTDNDSNGASATGLYPGAKAYQARYNSPAVPWANLVSTVTALPDSSAVGTERQPASGRQTILATVDRIEAEFKFTLSANDQASGTSRFDIIIPEPAALGVFGLGVLFLLRRR, from the coding sequence ATGGACCGCAAGTACTCTGTAGCGATCGTCGGGCTGGTTGTGATAGGTCTCTGTGCGGGTCAGGCTTTCGCTGCCTGGATCCCCGGAGATGGCGCGAAGATCGTGCGAATTGACGCAAGCCAGAACGGAAAAGCGGGCTACTTGCAGTTTGTCTTCACGCCTGGGGCTCCCATCGATGGCGTTTGGACTTGGCGGTTGCCTTCAGGTCAGCAAAACCGCGAGATTAAAGCCGGTTCAGAGGTCTTGGCCACGCTCGAAGACCTTCTCCTGGAGATCGACACAGACCCTGCGGTCACGCTCAGCTTTGCAGTTGTTGCCGGGGGCGCGCCTACAACATTCACCATCAGCACGGCGACGGTTCCCTTCCCGGCGATTGTCAATCCCCTCGCCTATGCGACGGCCGCCATTACGGTCACCGACAATGACAGCAACGGGGCCAGCGCCACAGGTCTTTACCCGGGAGCCAAAGCATATCAAGCCAGATACAACAGCCCGGCCGTGCCATGGGCGAACCTTGTGAGCACGGTCACCGCACTGCCGGATTCGAGCGCGGTCGGAACCGAGCGCCAGCCTGCCAGCGGTCGGCAGACCATTTTGGCGACAGTGGACAGAATCGAAGCCGAGTTCAAGTTCACCTTGTCGGCGAACGACCAGGCAAGTGGCACCAGCCGGTTCGACATCATTATTCCAGAGCCGGCAGCGTTGGGCGTCTTTGGATTAGGCGTTCTCTTCCTGTTGCGGCGCCGTTGA
- a CDS encoding alpha/beta fold hydrolase: MDLARTVGVLLLPLVTACGFEEKPWPMRPQDRVLISIPGPEERQAMAGSTRKWLEHSHRQIEHLLTERGRLVMLTDDMVDAEGRPRDVYRYFGRDPAHGNLLRKNWYGLLHTAQAASRAPAISKPLNPWPGYSQVWIPVGDDVELSGWLGFAKEDGRPREADCIVMVPGFLGDNAVSRTEYVSHSLQRAGFHVLALELRGHGHTDLRYPDVYYNFGVIEMQDMLKVSEWLEDNYPQIRRTGMLSFCWGGNLAMLTAWYDGRQPDDPSITDRLAPFLDPPSRRRHYTAGILAFAPVLAWEEVVDTCDHVNEVFTNPSAYFLQQFVQERMIRKGHPEVSGNLRHLIAYEFSGSFFGPSLPIADGYQALRFLPYRGLPHGDKMERARVPVLIVSSVNDPFLDARDTAELVAQTSNPKMAAIMLRGGGHIGFAAYNRSYFYSLIVNFFDPHRGAAACIGDAESGE, from the coding sequence ATGGACTTGGCAAGAACCGTGGGCGTGCTGCTGCTTCCGTTGGTGACGGCCTGTGGCTTCGAAGAAAAGCCTTGGCCGATGCGGCCACAGGACCGTGTGCTCATCTCGATTCCCGGTCCCGAAGAGCGGCAGGCGATGGCCGGCTCAACGCGCAAATGGCTGGAGCATAGCCATCGGCAGATAGAGCACCTGCTCACCGAGCGAGGCCGACTGGTCATGCTGACCGACGATATGGTGGACGCGGAGGGCCGGCCGCGGGACGTGTATCGGTACTTCGGCCGGGATCCGGCACACGGCAACCTCCTGAGGAAGAACTGGTACGGGCTGCTGCACACCGCCCAAGCTGCCAGCCGGGCCCCGGCCATCAGTAAACCGCTCAACCCGTGGCCGGGGTACTCGCAGGTTTGGATTCCTGTGGGCGATGACGTCGAACTCAGTGGATGGCTGGGGTTCGCAAAGGAAGACGGCCGGCCCCGGGAGGCCGACTGCATTGTCATGGTTCCCGGCTTTCTGGGCGACAACGCGGTTTCGCGGACGGAATACGTCTCACATTCTCTGCAACGGGCCGGCTTCCACGTGCTGGCTCTGGAGCTGCGCGGTCACGGCCACACCGACTTGCGATACCCGGACGTCTACTACAACTTCGGCGTCATCGAGATGCAGGACATGCTCAAAGTCTCCGAGTGGCTTGAAGACAACTACCCGCAGATCCGGCGCACGGGTATGCTCAGCTTCTGCTGGGGCGGTAACCTGGCCATGCTGACGGCCTGGTACGACGGGCGGCAACCGGACGATCCGAGCATCACCGACAGGCTAGCGCCGTTCCTGGACCCTCCTTCGCGGCGGCGCCACTACACGGCGGGAATCCTGGCGTTTGCCCCGGTGCTGGCCTGGGAGGAAGTCGTGGATACCTGCGATCACGTGAATGAAGTATTCACCAATCCTTCGGCATATTTTCTGCAGCAATTCGTCCAAGAACGGATGATTCGGAAGGGACATCCCGAGGTATCGGGCAATCTGCGGCACCTGATCGCGTACGAGTTCTCGGGATCCTTCTTCGGGCCGTCGCTGCCGATCGCGGACGGCTACCAGGCTCTTCGCTTCCTGCCCTACCGTGGGCTTCCGCACGGCGACAAAATGGAGCGGGCTCGGGTGCCGGTGCTGATTGTCAGCTCGGTCAACGATCCGTTCCTCGACGCACGGGACACGGCCGAGCTGGTGGCACAGACTTCCAACCCGAAGATGGCGGCGATCATGCTTCGCGGCGGGGGCCACATCGGTTTTGCGGCCTACAACCGCTCCTACTTCTACAGTCTCATCGTTAACTTCTTCGACCCGCACCGAGGAGCAGCGGCGTGCATCGGGGATGCTGAGAGCGGCGAATGA